In Callospermophilus lateralis isolate mCalLat2 chromosome 10, mCalLat2.hap1, whole genome shotgun sequence, a single genomic region encodes these proteins:
- the Gp5 gene encoding platelet glycoprotein V has product MLRSILLCALLWLLPAQPFPCPQACKCVFRDAAQCSDINVARLTDLGLPTNLTHVLLFRMGRGALQNHSFSGMRVLQRLILWDSHISDIAPGTFNDLIKLKTLRLSRNKITHLPEALLDKMVLLEQLFLDHNALRDIDQNMFHQLANLKELLLNQNELTLLSANLFTNLGNLKLLDLSGNNLTHLPKGLFGTQAKLETLLLHSNQLVSLDSGLLDNLDALIELQLDKNHLRAIAAGAFDSLRNLRTLTLSRNHLGFLPPALFLHSHNLTLLTLFENPLEELPDVLFGEMAGLQELWLNATQLRTLPASAFRNLSGLHTLGVTVSPRLSALPQGTFQGLAELRVLALHSNGLASLPDALLRGLGRLRQVSLHHNRLQALPRALFRNLSSLEKVQLDHNELETLPGDVFGALPQLTEILLGHNPWLCDCGLWPFLEWLRQHPSLVGREEPPSCHGPVERAGMLLWALLEGDPWCPSPRGAPPRPLAGIALEAPIPSLLPNSAEPGAPTQLVATSELQDHSLFWSLYFLLLAAQAVITGIIVFAMIKIGGLFRKLIRERARESTGKPRH; this is encoded by the coding sequence ATGCTAAGGAGCATCCTGCTGTGCGCATTGCTCTGGCTCCTGCCAGCCCAGCCTTTCCCCTGCCCTCAAGCCTGCAAATGTGTCTTCCGCGACGCCGCGCAGTGCTCCGACATCAACGTGGCGCGCCTCACGGACCTGGGTCTGCCCACCAACCTCACACACGTTCTGCTCTTCCGAATGGGCCGCGGAGCCTTGCAAAATCACAGCTTCAGTGGCATGAGGGTCCTGCAGCGCTTGATTCTATGGGACAGCCACATCTCTGATATTGCCCCCGGTACCTTCAATGACTTGATAAAACTAAAAACCCTCAGACTGTCACGCAACAAAATCACCCATCTTCCAGAAGCTCTCCTGGATAAGATGGTGCTCCTGGAACAGTTGTTCTTGGACCACAATGCATTAAGGGACATTGACCAAAACATGTTTCACCAATTGGCTAACCTGAAGGAGCTCCTTTTGAATCAGAATGAACTCACTTTGCTTTCTGCTAACCTTTTCACAAATCTGGGGAACCTGAAACTGCTGGATTTATCGGGAAACAATTTGACCCATCTGCCCAAGGGACTGTTTGGAACACAGGCTAAGCTTGAGACACTTCTGCTCCACTCCAACCAGCTCGTCTCTCTGGATTCGGGGCTGCTGGACAACCTGGACGCCCTGATCGAGCTGCAGCTCGACAAAAATCACCTCCGTGCCATCGCGGCTGGTGCCTTCGACAGTCTCCGGAACCTGAGGACCTTGACTCTTTCGAGAAACCACCTCGGGTTTCTCCCCCCCGCACTCTTTCTTCATTCTCACAACTTGACTCTGTTGACCCTGTTCGAGAACCCGCTGGAAGAGCTCCCCGACGTGCTCTTCGGGGAGATGGCGGGCCTGCAGGAGCTGTGGCTGAACGCCACCCAGCTACGCACGCTGCCCGCCTCCGCCTTCCGCAACCTGAGCGGCCTGCACACCCTAGGGGTGACAGTGAGCCCGCGCCTGAGCGCGCTCCCGCAGGGCACTTTCCAGGGTCTGGCTGAGCTCCGCGTGCTGGCCCTGCACTCCAATGGCCTCGCCTCGCTCCCCGACGCCTTGCTGCGCGGCCTCGGCAGGCTGCGCCAGGTGTCGCTGCATCACAACCGGTTGCAGGCCCTCCCCCGTGCGCTCTTCCGCAACCTCAGCAGCCTGGAGAAGGTCCAACTCGACCACAACGAGTTGGAGACTCTGCCAGGCGATGTATTTGGGGCTCTGCCTCAGCTGACGGAAATCCTGCTGGGGCATAATCCCTGGCTCTGCGACTGTGGCCTGTGGCCATTCCTTGAGTGGCTGCGGCAGCACCCGAGTCTAGTGGGTCGAGAAGAGCCCCCGAGCTGCCACGGCCCTGTGGAGCGCGCTGGCATGTTGCTCTGGGCCCTCCTGGAGGGTGACCCCTGGTGCCCGAGCCCTCGGGGCGCGCCTCCCCGCCCTCTAGCAGGGATCGCCCTGGAAGCCCCCATCCCCTCCTTGCTCCCTAACAGCGCAGAACCTGGGGCCCCAACCCAGCTGGTGGCTACCAGCGAACTTCAAGATCACAGCCTCTTCTGGAGTCTGTATTTTTTGCTGCTAGCTGCTCAGGCCGTCATAACCGGCATCATTGTGTTTGCTATGATTAAAATAGGCGGGCTCTTTCGAAAATTAATCAGAGAGAGGGCTCGTGAGTCAACTGGAAAGCCTCGTCATTAA